In Malus sylvestris chromosome 15, drMalSylv7.2, whole genome shotgun sequence, a single genomic region encodes these proteins:
- the LOC126602940 gene encoding uncharacterized protein LOC126602940, whose product MGDRSRRSRAMEMAQYQARIDIEDLELINAEAELVNSFMQYEHHGESSHRGSVTGRSFVQRDREECHDQMMKDYFIERPRFPAHDFRRRFRMRRELFEGILNVVVNHDHYFTRKIDAVGRQSLSPHQKLTSAFRMLANGCSADSTDEYCRLAESTAIENLKRFCQAIQAIYGATYLRKPTREDLKRLLRKVDKRGFPSMIGSLDCMHWKWKNCPTSWAGQFKGRHNKPTIVLEAVASYDTWIWHAFFGSPGSNNDINVLWSSPLFDEVVNGWAPEFRYKVNGNMYELGYYLTDGIYPSWSTFVKSFSHPDSAKKKLFSQRQESYRKDVERAFRILQARWDIGFRGFIILKHTP is encoded by the coding sequence atgggTGATAGAAGCAGGCGTAGCAGGGCAATGGAGATGGcacaataccaagcaaggaTTGACATTGAGGATTTAGAACTGATCAACGCCGAAGCTGAACTTGTAAACTCGTTTATGCAATATGAGCACCATGGCGAATCTAGCCATCGTGGTTCTGTCACGGGACGTTCATTCGTGCAGCGTGATAGAGAAGAGTGTCATGACCAAATGATGAAAGATTATTTCATTGAGCGGCCGAGATTTCCTGCTCATGATTTTCGGAGGCGGTTTCGGATGAGGAGAGAGCTTTTTGAAGGCATCTTGAACGTAGTTGTCAATCATGACCACTACTTTACAAGGAAGATAGATGCCGTAGGCCGACAAAGTCTATCACCTCATCAAAAGCTCACATCTGCATTTCGAATGCTAGCTAATGGGTGCTCTGCTGACTCAACTGACGAATACTGCCGACTTGCGGAGAGTACTGCTATTGAGAACCTGAAACGCTTCTGTCAAGCAATTCAAGCCATCTATGGAGCCACATACCTCCGCAAGCCAACTCGTGAAGACTTGAAAAGGCTTCTACGCAAGGTAGACAAAAGAGGCTTCCCGAGTATGATAGGAAGTCTCGATTGTATGCATTGGAAGTGGAAGAATTGTCCTACTAGTTGGGCTGGCCAATTCAAGGGCCGTCATAACAAGCCAACCATCGTGCTGGAGGCTGTGGCATCTTAcgacacatggatttggcatgcattCTTCGGCTCTCCCGGATCAAACAACGATATCAACGTTCTTTGGTCTTCTCCTCTGTTCGATGAGGTTGTGAATGGATGGGCACCAGAATTTCGATACAAGGTAAATGGTAATATGTATGAGCTAGGTTACTACCTAACTGATGGTATTTATCCTAGTTGGTCTACCTTTGTCAAAAGTTTTTCTCATCCCGATAGTGCaaagaagaaattattttcGCAGAGGCAAGAGTCTtacaggaaggatgtggagagaGCATTCAGGATCTTACAAGCTCGATGGGATATAGGGTTCAGAGGATTCATCATCTTGAAACATACTCCTTGA